One window from the genome of Cardiocondyla obscurior isolate alpha-2009 linkage group LG04, Cobs3.1, whole genome shotgun sequence encodes:
- the LOC139102040 gene encoding nuclear receptor-binding factor 2 yields the protein METSSLNLAHEKQRRAEALLREGKFEEAAKCHETVANLLAEAHAQLESSLIYVHDSTLSSQDTSKFLTPIHSVVTLESLNLQQDYHKRQAAVVRMKQAQYEEYKTTLENHQKDLFNKHTAKYNEKDNADVRIDKFDGSLRQAIYKTIDEQDSLLTLIDIKLPIAEEKSFKHPKDTGTVIEELKTVNSQLRSLVGSLLSQLEAKEEEVRQLTERLYALSVNSNNDGIRSEERPLCLDPLPPLTPLEMPLFDFTSS from the exons ATGGAGACGTCCTCCTTGAATCTG GCACACGAAAAGCAGAGGAGAGCGGAAGCATTGCTGCGAGAGGGGAAGTTTGAGGAAGCTGCCAAGTGCCACGAAACCGTAGCTAATCTTCTGGCAGAGGCCCATGCGCAACTTGAATCCAGTCTCATTTACGTACATGACTCCACCTTGTCCTCTCAAGATACGTCAAAATTTTTGACACCAATTCATTCGGTTGTCACGTTAGAATCTCTCAATCTACAACAAGATTATCATAAGAGACAGGCGGCTGTTGTCAG AATGAAGCAAGCGCAATATGAGGAATACAAAACAACATTGGAAAATCATCAAAAAGACCTTTTCAATAAACACACAGCTAAATACAATGAAAAAGACAATGCGGATGTAAGAATCGACAAGTTCGATGGTTCTTTACGTCAAGCCATATATAAAACTATCGACGAACAAGACAGTCTTCTGACTTTGATAGATATCAAATTACCTATTGCTGaagaaaaaagtttcaagCATCCAAAAGACACAGGTACTGTTATAGAAGAGCTCAAAACTGTTAATAGCCAACTGCGATCGCTTGTAGGAAGCTTGCTCAGTCAACTAGAAGCGAAAGAAGAAGAGGTGCGCCAATTGACAGAACGCCTTTATGCATTGTCTGTTAATTCTAATAACGACGGTATCAGATCGGAAGAACGTCCTCTTTGTCTTGACCCTTTACCTCCATTGACACCCCTTGAAATGCCACTTTTCGATTTTACATCTTCATAA